Below is a genomic region from Pan troglodytes isolate AG18354 chromosome X, NHGRI_mPanTro3-v2.0_pri, whole genome shotgun sequence.
GTAGACATAAGGGTTGGTGAAGTATAAAATGCAAGTTTACCAGATGCTTTTGTTTCACCTAGCATTAAGCAGTTCCTCTGACTGTAGTGAAAACAAGGATGAAGAAATAAGTGAAGAAAGTGATATTGAAGAAAAGACTGAAGTGGTATAAAGTTTTTATTGTAAAAACTTTctctttgttatatattttagtgGTAAAAATTCACAGTGAAATACTCCAGTTGTGAATTGTTTTCTAAAGATACATCTTTTAAACCaataatgtaaatttttatttgacatttaaagaaaaacaaccctTATTTATAGTCGCCGTATGAGTCTCTCAGTGGCTCTTTATGCCCCTAAAATGTTTCCACAAATTATAGTTATCTTTCTTTCCAgtcaaattatttgttttataatgattaattttttaatggagCCTACAGACTGTGATGTCTTCTGCCTGCATCCAAAGTTAATATAAATCCGAGTGGTAAACTGAAatgggaaagaaatgaaatacatatttgcatTGTGTTTAGTGCCCCCAAACAAGTTAACTTTTGGCCTTTAACATACTTTTAATTAGAACACGTGGCATACTATGATTGTTGAGGATTAGCTGGGTTTGTTTCATAGCAGGCCTTCCTTGGATATTGACTCTTCTACtgttttaaatagttaaaaatggaattttgatATTGCAGAAAGAAGAACCAGAGCTTCAAACAAGAAGGGAAATGGAAGAAAGAACAATAACTATAGAAATCCCTGAGGTTCTGAAGAAGCAGCTGGAGGATGATTGTTACTACATTAACAGGAGGAAACGGGTATGTAGGGAGAATGTATAAAACATTAATTTGTTTGGCATTTTCATTTTGCCATAGTTTGCAATCATAGACGTAAGCAATAGCGAATCTTGGTGGAacgaaatttatatttttcagctTTGTATTGAGTCAGGTTTTAAAGTTCTCTGCCAGTGGTGCTGTGCAGCTGATAAAAATTGAAACTCACACAGCTCTGGCTGCCCATTAGGGTTGTGTTGGGAGCTTTCCAGAATGCTGCTGCTTGTGCTTCAGCCCAGAAATTAAGAATTAATTGATCTGTGGTGGAGTCCAACTGCAGGTATACTTGAAGAAGTTCCCCAGGTTGTTCTAACAGATCACTGAGATTAAGAATCACTGCTTACATCTATTCAAAAAAGTAATATTGTAATCTACATAAGGTTATGATCAGTAgagaaaaaaagatcaaagaGATTGCGAACATATTTAAGAAGTTCTATTCAAACAGAATTGGCTTTGGTTTATTTTTGAGTTAAAAAATGATACAGACATGACCAGTGTTTCTTGGAATATGTGGTTTGTTACATTAGGATGCATACATCAGATGTCTATGTTTTTGTTAACAGTTAGTGAAACTTCCATGCCAGACCAACATCATAACgattttggaatcctatgtgaagcaTTTTGCTATCAATGCAGCCTTTTCAGCCAATGAGAGGCCTCGTCACCATCACGTTATGCCACATGCCAACATGAACGTGCATTATATCCCAGCAGAAAAGAAGTGAGTACTGGCATATTTGGTGTTTTGTGGTTCTCTCTGTATTAGAGAGGTGGCTTCCATTTAGAACAGGTGACACTTGTCTCTATTCCGTTATTTtgaattcatttaatatttaataatttattgataATTCATTGAATCATCTAATATTAAAACCTTGTCACTTTTGTGAAATCTTCAGTACTTCAATAACTATttacacatcttacatggatgcaTTGAAAGTGCACTGCCTCAGCACTGAGACAGTTTTTTCAGTGATACTGTTTAGGGCGAGAACTTTCCTTGAGAAGCACCAGAATGGGCAGTGAGGATTTCTCAAAGCTTGTTTACAAACAGGTTTTCATTCCAGTCAGAGAAAGCTTCCTTGTATCCTGCCTGGTACACATGACCCAGCTAGATGAGAGGCAGAAAGGTGGAGTGTTGGAGTTAAAGCAAGGGTTAGGGGTTCACTAGGGTTAACCCGTTTCAGCTTGCAGTGATAGGGGTGTGTCCACCTGTCCACTTTTGCAGCACAGGCTGCTGGACACCTCGTGTGGCCTcaaacatatttatttgtgtttaatgGGGTAAGTTAAAGTGACTGCTGTATTTTCTACACTTTATGTTTTCCTATGTAATCTTGACAGTAGCTACAAATCCATTTCAATTTGTGTGTACGTAGGTGTAATATATAATGATTAGATTTAAAACTGCCCTATTAAAAATCGGCAACTTCATTGTGAACATTTGGAAAGTACCTCTTACTTGTGTCTCTAATCTCTTCTTTTTAATCCTCCCAGTGTTGACCTTTGTAAGGAGATGGTGGATGGATTAAGAATAACCTTTGATTACACTCTCCCGTTGGTTTTACTCTATCCATATGAACAAGCTCAGTATAAAAAGGTGACttcgtctaaattttttcttCCAATTAAGGAAAGTGCCACAAGCACTAACAGGTAAGTTATATAGCCTGCACTTTCACCCTCACATGTCAGCAGTACAATGATCAGATCCTTGTTTTGAAGAGTTCAATCTGATGGTGTGGGCCAACATGtttggaggagggaaggaaatgaaaagtgtgTGTCctggtggttttcttttttcctgggtAAGCTAAGTCATCATTCACTTTCATATGGCTCTGGCAGATTTTACCAAGTGAAGACCCCAGCATAGAGAACTTAGGTGGGATGATGAGCAGCTCTCCCATTTTGGGGAAGACGGTAGTGGGTGGGGTGAAGAGAGCACAGGCCGGGGAGGGTGGAAGGGGCAGGTTTGAATTGAGTCCCCTCACTGGCTGTTTGTGTTAGTTGCAGAGGTTTCTTAGGAGCCTCCTTCTTTTGCAGGTGTGGGATGGACGGAAGGCAGGCCTAGCTAGTAGTATTAAATGGGAATGTTCACACAGGGCCTGCAAACTTTGGCCTTCAGTAAAAGTTACTTCTCTTCTTGCTCTGCGATGTCACCACTTTTCCTCCCTCAGTTACCGAGCATGCTCTGTTCTTTTttgagggggcagggagggggatcCTGCAACCTAAAGTCTTTCCCTTAATCTCTATAAGGTATTGTGCTCgctccctcttccctctcttcctgaGAGAGTGGTCTGTTCTCATGATTTCCACTCATCTGTCTCCTCTGTTAACCACTTATCATCTGCCTTCGTCTACTGCTGTGCTGCAAAACTTTGCCTGCACGTGAACTGATAACCTCCCGCTTGCAGTGTGCTGCCCTTTTTCTCGGCCACCTTGCCCtgccctccctttctccctctgcttCATGGCTGTCAGCTCCCCAGCTTCTCTTTCCGCCTGGCCACCATCTCCTCTCAGCCATCCTTCCTTTGGtagcttctctctctcctttccctttccccatgTCAGTTTCACCCCAGGTGAGAGGCCTGCAGGACTCACTGGGGACCTGTGTCAAAGTCCCCAGGGCCTACTTCAAACCTTGAGACTCCTCCGGGGTGGGCTGTGTGTTTTCACACAGCAACCCCGATGCTTTTCCTAGTCCTGCCAGTAGTTACGTTTCAATGAGGTGGTAGGGTATTCTTGTTCTCTAGACCAGCGTTTCTCAGCCTCGGCCCTATTGATGTTTTGAATCAGAtctttctttgttgtggggcTGCCTGTGCAatataggatgtttagcagcattagTGGCCTTCACCCACTAGATGCCGATAGCACCTCTTTCCTCAGTTGCAGCAACCAAaattgtctccagacattgccatcTGTTCCCTGTCAGGGCAACATTGCTCCCACTTGAGACCCACTGCTCTAAGACACATATAACAGGGGCATCACAATCTTTAATGCCAGCGTGCCTTGCAGAGTTATGGAGAGGGTCCAAGTGACTTAGGTACATATTTACGACCCTCCTGGAGTAGAGAGAGCATTTCGTGTCTTCAGAAGCACTCCATGTTCTGGAAAGGCCCTTTGAGCCATGTGTGACATTCTCCATCTTCCCTAGGAGCCAGGAGGAACTCTCTCCCAGTCCGCCTTTGTTGAATCCATCCACGCCACAGTCCACAGAGAGTCAGCCGACCACCGGTGAACCAGCCACCCCCAAAAGGCGCAAAGCTGAGCCAGAAGCATTGCAGTCTCTGAGGCGGTCCACGCGCCACAGTGCCAACTGTGACAGGCTTTCTGAGAGCAGCGCTTCACCTCAGCCCAAGCGCCGGCAGCAGGACACATCCGCCAGCATGCCCAAGCTCTTCCTGCACCTGGAAAAGAGTAGGTTCATTCTCGGGTGCCCCAGGCCGGGGAGAGCCAGCGTGTACTTTGTGTTTAGtcagtgccaggcatggtgctgaggttacatgtgtgtgtgtacagtgcGTGTGATTCCTATGTCCAAAGTGCTGTCATGCTGCCTGCTTTCTGGAGCTGTAGAAAGTTGAAACACCTGGCGCAGATTGCAGCGCAGCTGTGTTGGAGGCAGGACTGGGCTGTTTCC
It encodes:
- the MSL3 gene encoding male-specific lethal 3 homolog isoform X3, translating into MSASEGMKFKFHSGEKVLCFEPDPTKARVLYDAKIVDVIVGKDEKGRKIPEYLIHFNGWNRSWDRWAAEDHVLRDTDENRRLQRKLARKAVARLRSTGRKKKRCRLPGVDSVLKGLPTEEKDENDENSLSSSSDCSENKDEEISEESDIEEKTEVKEEPELQTRREMEERTITIEIPEVLKKQLEDDCYYINRRKRLVKLPCQTNIITILESYVKHFAINAAFSANERPRHHHVMPHANMNVHYIPAEKNVDLCKEMVDGLRITFDYTLPLVLLYPYEQAQYKKVTSSKFFLPIKESATSTNRSQEELSPSPPLLNPSTPQSTESQPTTGEPATPKRRKAEPEALQSLRRSTRHSANCDRLSESSASPQPKRRQQDTSASMPKLFLHLEKKTPVHSRSSSPIPLTPSKEGSAVFAGFEGRRTNEINEVLSWKLVPDNYPPGDQPPPPSYIYGAQHLLRLFVKLPEILGKMSFSEKNLKALLKHFDLFLRFLAEYHDDFFPESAYVAACEAHYSTKNPRAIY
- the MSL3 gene encoding male-specific lethal 3 homolog isoform X1 → MSPSVRPGAGWAPVGRPGRPIQIVDVIVGKDEKGRKIPEYLIHFNGWNRSWDRWAAEDHVLRDTDENRRLQRKLARKAVARLRSTGRKKKRCRLPGVDSVLKGLPTEEKDENDENSLSSSSDCSENKDEEISEESDIEEKTEVKEEPELQTRREMEERTITIEIPEVLKKQLEDDCYYINRRKRLVKLPCQTNIITILESYVKHFAINAAFSANERPRHHHVMPHANMNVHYIPAEKNVDLCKEMVDGLRITFDYTLPLVLLYPYEQAQYKKVTSSKFFLPIKESATSTNRSQEELSPSPPLLNPSTPQSTESQPTTGEPATPKRRKAEPEALQSLRRSTRHSANCDRLSESSASPQPKRRQQDTSASMPKLFLHLEKKTPVHSRSSSPIPLTPSKEGSAVFAGFEGRRTNEINEVLSWKLVPDNYPPGDQPPPPSYIYGAQHLLRLFVKLPEILGKMSFSEKNLKALLKHFDLFLRFLAEYHDDFFPESAYVAACEAHYSTKNPRAIY
- the MSL3 gene encoding male-specific lethal 3 homolog isoform X4, with product MKMMKTKEEPELQTRREMEERTITIEIPEVLKKQLEDDCYYINRRKRLVKLPCQTNIITILESYVKHFAINAAFSANERPRHHHVMPHANMNVHYIPAEKNVDLCKEMVDGLRITFDYTLPLVLLYPYEQAQYKKVTSSKFFLPIKESATSTNRSQEELSPSPPLLNPSTPQSTESQPTTGEPATPKRRKAEPEALQSLRRSTRHSANCDRLSESSASPQPKRRQQDTSASMPKLFLHLEKKTPVHSRSSSPIPLTPSKEGSAVFAGFEGRRTNEINEVLSWKLVPDNYPPGDQPPPPSYIYGAQHLLRLFVKLPEILGKMSFSEKNLKALLKHFDLFLRFLAEYHDDFFPESAYVAACEAHYSTKNPRAIY
- the MSL3 gene encoding male-specific lethal 3 homolog isoform X2 gives rise to the protein MSASEGMKFKFHSGEKVLCFEPDPTKARVLYDAKIVDVIVGKDEKGRKIPEYLIHFNGWNRRRSTGRKKKRCRLPGVDSVLKGLPTEEKDENDENSLSSSSDCSENKDEEISEESDIEEKTEVKEEPELQTRREMEERTITIEIPEVLKKQLEDDCYYINRRKRLVKLPCQTNIITILESYVKHFAINAAFSANERPRHHHVMPHANMNVHYIPAEKNVDLCKEMVDGLRITFDYTLPLVLLYPYEQAQYKKVTSSKFFLPIKESATSTNRSQEELSPSPPLLNPSTPQSTESQPTTGEPATPKRRKAEPEALQSLRRSTRHSANCDRLSESSASPQPKRRQQDTSASMPKLFLHLEKKTPVHSRSSSPIPLTPSKEGSAVFAGFEGRRTNEINEVLSWKLVPDNYPPGDQPPPPSYIYGAQHLLRLFVKLPEILGKMSFSEKNLKALLKHFDLFLRFLAEYHDDFFPESAYVAACEAHYSTKNPRAIY
- the MSL3 gene encoding male-specific lethal 3 homolog isoform X5 yields the protein MEERTITIEIPEVLKKQLEDDCYYINRRKRLVKLPCQTNIITILESYVKHFAINAAFSANERPRHHHVMPHANMNVHYIPAEKNVDLCKEMVDGLRITFDYTLPLVLLYPYEQAQYKKVTSSKFFLPIKESATSTNRSQEELSPSPPLLNPSTPQSTESQPTTGEPATPKRRKAEPEALQSLRRSTRHSANCDRLSESSASPQPKRRQQDTSASMPKLFLHLEKKTPVHSRSSSPIPLTPSKEGSAVFAGFEGRRTNEINEVLSWKLVPDNYPPGDQPPPPSYIYGAQHLLRLFVKLPEILGKMSFSEKNLKALLKHFDLFLRFLAEYHDDFFPESAYVAACEAHYSTKNPRAIY